A part of Ictalurus furcatus strain D&B chromosome 8, Billie_1.0, whole genome shotgun sequence genomic DNA contains:
- the LOC128611465 gene encoding armadillo repeat-containing X-linked protein 4-like: VEWCGVVWSGVEWSGVEWCGVEWCGVVWSGVVWSGVVWSGVVWSGVEWSGVVWSGVVWSGVEWCGVVWSGVEWSGVEWCGVEWCGVVWSGVEWCGVEWCGVVWSGVVWSGVVWSGVVWSGVVWSGVVWSGVEWCGVVWSGVVWSGVEWSGVEWCGVEWCGVVWSGVVWSGVEWSGVVWSGVVWCGVEWCGVEWCGVEWSGVEWSGVVWSGV; this comes from the coding sequence gtggagtggtgtggagtggtgtggagtggtgtggagtggagtggtgtggagtggtgtggagtggagtggtgtggagtggtgtggagtggtgtggtgtggagtggagtggtgtggagtggagtggtgtggagtggtgtggagtggagtggagtggtgtggagtggagtggtgtggagtggagtggagtggtgtggagtggtgtggagtggtgtggagtggagtggtgtggagtggtgtggagtggagtggtgtggagtggtgtggagtggagtggagtggtgtggagtggagtggtgtggagtggtgtggagtggagtggtgtggagtggagtggtgtggagtggtgtggtgtggagtggagtggtgtggagtggagtggtgtggagtggagtggagtggtgtggagtggtgtggagtggagtggtgtggagtggtgtggagtggagtggtgtggagtggtgtggagtggagtggtgtggagtggtgtggagtggagtggtgtggagtggtgtggagtggagtggagtggtgtggagtggagtggtgtggtgtggtgtggagtggtgtggagtggagtggtgtggagtggagtggagtggtgtggagtggagtggagtggtgtggagtggagtg